In a single window of the Phycisphaerales bacterium genome:
- a CDS encoding peptidyl-prolyl cis-trans isomerase, producing MAPSHTIRMTCPLRFPLAVGLLAASLLLSGCQTNEPTPPPEARRPELRTEQMLVAAREERIRRGEITPAGDAHTQRQAPATRGQAPTVAAPGAIEGEVLIVNDAVITVSEVLYPLRDRLAELRRTRTAIGFAEEARTLIRREAQEEIGRLLIYREAHGQLDEQRRRAFDFAVDRETDAIIARDFGGSQARFDDHLRQYGLTRDLWRGALLRRLLVQQYTREKLMPQVQVRRDDLLGHYQANLPRYTASETRELLVIELPFGAFLPEGQVWATAGERERAAAQLRATRAAREAHAALADRAFAEVAAEFSRSPKAAAGGSWGRIGRPLQAPFDQLSTPIFHFAEGQYSDVLELPDGLYIAACGAIEPATRRDFREVQEEIRRELMENRFQRLSVTYIMRLAEHATISALQPFVEAALRHAQQPAFAAVQP from the coding sequence ATGGCACCTTCCCACACCATCCGCATGACGTGCCCGCTCCGTTTTCCGCTTGCCGTCGGCCTGCTGGCGGCAAGCTTGTTGCTGAGCGGCTGCCAGACGAACGAGCCCACGCCCCCGCCGGAAGCCCGCCGCCCCGAGCTTCGCACGGAGCAGATGCTGGTAGCCGCCCGGGAAGAGCGCATCCGCCGCGGCGAAATCACGCCGGCTGGTGATGCCCATACGCAGCGCCAGGCCCCCGCCACCCGCGGCCAGGCCCCCACCGTCGCCGCTCCGGGCGCCATCGAAGGGGAAGTGCTCATCGTCAACGACGCGGTAATCACCGTGTCGGAAGTGCTCTACCCGCTCCGGGATCGGCTCGCCGAATTGCGCCGTACCCGCACCGCGATCGGTTTCGCCGAAGAGGCCCGCACGCTGATTCGACGCGAGGCGCAGGAGGAGATCGGTCGCCTGCTCATCTACCGTGAAGCCCACGGTCAACTCGACGAACAGCGCCGCCGTGCCTTCGACTTTGCGGTCGACCGTGAAACCGACGCCATCATCGCCCGCGACTTCGGCGGTAGCCAGGCCCGTTTTGACGACCACCTCCGGCAGTACGGCCTCACGCGGGACTTGTGGCGGGGCGCCCTGTTGCGACGCCTGCTCGTGCAGCAGTACACCCGTGAGAAACTCATGCCTCAGGTGCAGGTCCGACGCGACGATCTCCTCGGTCACTACCAGGCCAATCTGCCACGATATACGGCCTCGGAAACGCGCGAACTGCTCGTCATCGAGTTGCCGTTCGGCGCCTTTCTGCCCGAGGGGCAGGTGTGGGCCACCGCAGGTGAACGGGAACGGGCGGCCGCGCAGCTTCGCGCGACACGCGCCGCCCGTGAAGCCCACGCCGCACTCGCCGATCGGGCTTTCGCGGAGGTGGCGGCGGAGTTCTCCCGCAGTCCGAAAGCGGCCGCGGGTGGTTCCTGGGGCCGCATCGGCCGACCGCTGCAGGCCCCGTTCGATCAGCTCAGCACGCCCATCTTCCACTTCGCCGAGGGCCAGTACAGCGACGTGCTCGAGTTGCCCGACGGTCTCTACATCGCCGCTTGCGGTGCGATCGAACCGGCCACGCGACGCGACTTCCGCGAGGTTCAGGAAGAAATCCGCCGTGAACTGATGGAGAACCGCTTTCAACGCCTCTCCGTGACCTACATCATGAGACTCGCCGAGCACGCAACCATTTCGGCACTCCAACCCTTCGTGGAAGCGGCCCTGCGTCACGCGCAGCAACCGGCCTTCGCCGCTGTTCAACCCTGA
- a CDS encoding sugar phosphate isomerase/epimerase: MMFAYSHTDESSHETLNRRTLLRLSMQAAAGLALAGLPRFGRAQTPAANPTRSPAVTPKFQISLAAWSVHRLFYAGKLPQIELPKFCREQLDLGGLELVNSFFPSPHYHYCRELLKKAADHDVRILLIMCDAEGNLAAADAAERRQAVRNHRKWLDIAAVLGCHSIRVNTGPGDPQDEDALQRCAESCAALCELARPDKLKVLIENHGGLSSDPRAIVKIIQYAKDPLLGTLPDFGNFPPAIDRYEAVRQLMPYAQAVSAKCHEFDADGKEIRTDYARMMQVVLDAGYNGWVGIEYEGPDADELAGILKCRDLLRRFQ, translated from the coding sequence ATGATGTTCGCCTACTCCCATACCGACGAATCGTCTCATGAAACCCTGAATCGCCGCACGCTCCTGCGTCTCAGCATGCAGGCCGCAGCCGGCCTGGCACTGGCCGGACTGCCGCGCTTCGGACGTGCACAGACACCCGCGGCCAACCCGACCAGGAGTCCCGCCGTGACACCGAAGTTCCAGATCTCACTCGCCGCCTGGTCCGTGCATCGCCTGTTCTACGCCGGCAAACTTCCGCAGATCGAGCTCCCGAAGTTCTGCCGCGAGCAGCTCGACCTCGGCGGTCTCGAGCTGGTCAACTCCTTCTTCCCCAGCCCGCACTACCACTACTGCCGCGAACTGCTCAAGAAGGCCGCCGACCACGACGTCAGGATTCTGCTCATCATGTGTGATGCCGAAGGTAATCTCGCGGCGGCGGATGCGGCCGAACGCCGCCAGGCCGTCCGCAATCACCGCAAGTGGCTCGACATCGCGGCCGTGCTCGGCTGCCACTCGATTCGCGTCAACACCGGCCCCGGCGATCCGCAGGATGAAGATGCGTTGCAGCGCTGTGCCGAAAGCTGTGCTGCGCTGTGTGAACTGGCTCGCCCGGATAAGTTAAAAGTACTGATCGAGAACCATGGGGGGTTGTCTTCCGATCCGCGCGCCATCGTGAAGATCATCCAGTACGCAAAAGACCCGCTGCTGGGCACGCTGCCGGACTTCGGCAATTTCCCCCCGGCTATCGACCGTTACGAGGCCGTCCGGCAACTGATGCCGTACGCGCAGGCGGTCAGCGCGAAGTGCCACGAATTTGACGCGGACGGCAAGGAGATTCGCACCGACTATGCCCGGATGATGCAAGTTGTACTCGACGCCGGTTACAACGGCTGGGTCGGCATCGAATATGAGGGTCCGGACGCGGACGAGCTGGCGGGCATCCTCAAGTGCCGCGACCTGCTGCGTCGCTTCCAGTGA
- the arfB gene encoding aminoacyl-tRNA hydrolase, with the protein MLIPTLETLLPWIELRYDPASGPGGQNVNKVATRATLLFHFEACTEFSPEEKLRLARRLENRLSADGRLRIVAQQERSQSGNRAVAEQRLLVLLAEALHVPKARRSTRPTAAARRRRMDMKRRRGEIKRQRRGAGE; encoded by the coding sequence GTGCTTATTCCCACACTCGAAACACTGCTGCCGTGGATTGAGCTGCGCTATGATCCGGCCAGTGGTCCGGGCGGGCAGAACGTCAACAAGGTCGCCACGCGCGCCACGCTGTTGTTCCACTTCGAGGCCTGCACCGAATTCTCCCCGGAGGAGAAGCTCCGCCTCGCACGGCGGCTTGAGAACCGCCTCTCGGCGGACGGACGTTTGCGCATCGTCGCGCAACAGGAACGATCGCAAAGCGGCAATCGCGCGGTTGCAGAGCAGCGTTTGCTCGTGCTGCTGGCCGAAGCGCTGCATGTGCCGAAAGCACGGCGATCCACGCGCCCCACGGCGGCTGCGCGGCGCCGCCGCATGGACATGAAGCGCCGCCGCGGCGAGATCAAGCGTCAACGCCGCGGCGCAGGGGAGTAG
- a CDS encoding CAP domain-containing protein, whose product MGRAGSRFKSRIDPLCSHDIMDVRRPWEVAPLPGLKMRKGAPVKRIGLQLGLWSTLLVLTSAGCPRAPFEEIPGLDNVSTTSGSGNRGSGSGNSTTTAVPGTTDVGPRAPGSGAAIPALDDVNGGTGTLVGGSQVTSVPDALTARFSGCEEPPEVQFWRAEIFRLVNQARAARGFAPLQQNNLLEAQATQYACELIFYRFFAHENPVTGSALGDRSREFGYDFWIVGENLAAGQRTPVEVFEAWMASPCHRENILNPAFTELGIGIRYGGDYGYYWVQEFGRPFADEPYRDRPFSDPECNHGA is encoded by the coding sequence ATGGGGCGGGCAGGGAGTCGCTTCAAGAGCCGAATCGACCCACTCTGTTCGCACGATATAATGGATGTGCGGCGACCTTGGGAGGTCGCCCCTCTTCCGGGCCTCAAAATGCGGAAAGGCGCTCCAGTGAAGCGCATCGGGTTGCAACTCGGACTTTGGAGCACGCTTTTGGTGCTCACTTCCGCGGGTTGTCCGCGGGCGCCGTTCGAGGAAATTCCCGGACTCGACAATGTTTCCACGACTTCCGGCTCGGGCAATCGTGGTTCGGGCTCCGGCAACAGCACGACCACTGCGGTTCCCGGCACCACGGACGTCGGACCGCGTGCTCCCGGATCGGGAGCGGCGATTCCCGCCCTCGATGACGTCAACGGCGGGACGGGCACGCTCGTGGGCGGCAGCCAGGTCACCTCTGTTCCCGACGCCCTGACGGCAAGGTTCTCGGGCTGTGAGGAGCCCCCGGAGGTCCAATTCTGGCGGGCCGAGATCTTCCGACTTGTGAACCAGGCCCGCGCGGCCCGGGGATTTGCGCCCCTGCAACAGAACAATCTGCTCGAGGCGCAGGCCACCCAGTACGCGTGTGAATTGATTTTCTACCGTTTCTTTGCCCACGAAAATCCGGTCACCGGCTCTGCGCTGGGAGATCGAAGCCGCGAGTTTGGTTACGACTTCTGGATCGTGGGTGAGAATCTCGCCGCGGGGCAGCGCACCCCCGTGGAGGTGTTTGAAGCCTGGATGGCCAGCCCCTGCCACCGTGAGAATATTTTGAACCCGGCCTTCACCGAGCTCGGCATCGGCATCCGCTATGGAGGGGACTACGGGTATTACTGGGTGCAGGAATTCGGCCGTCCATTTGCAGATGAGCCGTATCGCGATCGCCCCTTCAGCGATCCTGAATGCAACCACGGCGCGTAG